The genomic region TGAACGAAGCAAATGTATCGAGCAAGCTAGCAACTGATGAGGATTTTGCTTTCCACCTTGCCATCACCAATGCCGCAAACAACCACTTTTACAGTACCGTATTGCAGTCTTTAGAAAAGAGCATTACCGATGGCATCAACATCACGCGCAACCTATCATTACGGCACTCAAGCGAGCGCTTAAAGCTGGTACAAGCCGAACACCACGCTATCATTGTCGCCATTAAAGAAGGGGACTCAGACGCCGCCCGAGAAGCCATGCGAGATCATATTAACAACGCACGTAACCGTATGTTTGATGGCCCGCCTAGCTGACCATTCCCGTAACACGGTAATGTAAACGCGTTATGGCATACGCATTAAAGACCCCGACAATCACATAGGTAACAACCATGGCCAAAGCCGGTGCTCGACACATCTTAGTAAAAACAAAAGAAGAAGCCGAAAAGCTCAAGCAGCAACTGGCTAAAGGTGCCGACTTTGCCACGCTAGCGAAGAAACATTCCCTCTGCAATTCAGCCAAACGGGGAGGAGACCTAGGCGAGTTCGGCCCCGGGACTATGGTGAAACCAATAGACAACGTTGTCTTCAAAAAAGCACTACTCACCGTACATGGCCCAGTAAAAACTAAGTTTGGCTTTCACCTAGTTGAAACTATTTACCGGCATTAACAGCACAAGAAAAATGATGCCGTTTAACCTCAACACCATTCATCGATGTACAGATTCAATAGGGTAGGCAATAGACACTTTCCAATCAGAAGATCTAACACGATTGAGAATGCCCGGTGCGATAAAGGAGTCGAGTTCATTAAACCAATCAATTAGGCCGTAATTGTTATGATATAACATATTATTTATAATGGCAGCTCTTCGAGCTCATTCATACAAAGGTACAGACATGAATACCAGCAACACGCTTGTCGTGGCCATCGCGGCTGCTTCGGTTTTAGCTTCAGCACACACCTATGCTGAAGCAAGCAGCCTTCGCGAGGCAATCCAACAAGGTACGGTCAGCGGCGCATTTCAGGGTTATTACTTTGCCCGAGATAAAGCTTCAGGTAAGGACAATGAGATCGCAACGCTAGGCTTTGATCTAAGCTACCAAACCGCTACTTTGAATGGCTTTGGTTTCAAGAGCACGTTCCAGTACACAACATCACCTTGGGCAAATAACGAAGCGAAAAGCGCGCGCCGTAGCAACATGTATGGCTCAGGTGCTCAGCTCTCTGAGGCTTATTTATCATATGGCGTTAACAACACCCAAGCACAATTAGGCCGCATGTATTTCTGGTCGCCATTACTCGGTGGGAGTGGCTCGCGCGTGACAAAAGAGGCCTTCCAGGGTGTAACTCTAGTCAATAAAGACCTCTCGAACACCACGCTAACCTTTGCATACATGGACAAATTCCAGTCACGCACCGATGGTAACGGGGATATTGGCAAATTTACCGAGACGTTTAAAACCGCCGGCGCACCTTGGGCGTTCGAGTTGGACGATGGCGCTTACACGCTTGCTATCAAAAACACGTCGTTCGATAACTTAACCCTGACCGCCGCTTACGTTAACGCGCTGGATGCGTTCGAAACGGCCTATTTCGAATCCGCTTACAGCATCGGTCATTTTGGCGTAGCCGCACAGTATTACACCAGCCAACAAGATAGCGAACAACGCAGTGATCTATTTGGTATCAAGGGTGATGCCACCTTTGGCCCATTGAACCTTACACTGGCGTACACAACTACAGATGACGATGCCGATGTCATTCCGGGTGTGGGTAACGGTGCAGACTTGGCCTACACATGGTCTGAGGTCTTTGCTTACCAATACCAAGCAGGCCAAGACTCTACAAAACTGGCCGCTAAATATAAGATAGACTCCAACGCCTACGTGGGCGCAAGCTACTTACAAGAAGATGGCAAAGGTTATGATCGGGCCTATACAGCCTTAACTGGCGGCTATCAATTCAGCGATGCTTTTGGCGTGACAGCTGCGTTTGAAATGGGCAGCAAAGATGCAGAAGACGATGAGCTGAGGGTGCGAGCGAACTATACGTTTTAACGAGACACAGGCCTATCATAATCCCTGCGCTTAGTGGGAGCATGGTAGGTAGCCCTATACCCGGCGCGTTGAAACCGTCGGGTTATAAAGCAAACCTGCAAACGGCATCAGCCAATGCCGCGAAGAAACATTCCCTCTGTAATTCAAACCTTCTTTGCTACAAGTATAAGTTGAGGCCTGAGGCGTTAAGAGATTCAAAATTCTCAATAAAAAAGCAGCCTTCCGGCTGCTTTTTTAAGTCACTACTATCGATTCTCAAATTGAGTGAAATGGTAAAGCCATCAGCCGTAGGCCATTTCAATTTAAATGAGAATCCTAGTTCCTCTCAACTTCTCATATGAAGTGAAATCAATCGAGAGAATTCTCATTATAGATGAAACCATTACTACCTCCTTAGCTGATAGGCATCTATCAAACCGATAGCAATTCATCTAGGAATTATCATTTCTGATGCTTAGCGATTTAGATGACACAAACCGCCATGCGATGAATTATTTCTTTCTATCAATCACATAGATCGACAAAACAATTAGATATACGACCCCAACAGATACAAGATTTGTAAGTAACGTCATCTGATCTAAAACCAGGCTTAGCCTCATATCAGCAAAAGTTTCTGGGACGTAGCCAGATAGTTCCTTAGGTATGTATGAAGCAATTGCATTCGACTTAGGAACATCCCAGATCGGAAACCTTCCTATATCTATCTCAATTACATTCGGAATTCGAAGCTTATAGGGAGGGTAGAGTGCAGCAAATAGAGCCGCTACTACTGCTACACTTGATACGAAGTGAAAGAATGTTGTTAGAATCTTATTGATAGCCCAAAGAACAAATATAAGGCTACACGCAAGTCTCAATAATAGGATCAAATCTTCCATATAATCATCCATTCAAAGTCCATTTACTTTGCAGATATCTACACCACAGGCCTCGATAAAAGAGGTGAGACCTGCTCTCTACTATTCAACCACGACAAAGTCGTAGCACAACGAAATCCAACAGCAGTTTGTATATAGGGCAAAATACTAGCTAAAGTCGGTTGGTTAAATATTGGTTCATGATGCGCTATTCGATTTCTGAGCTTTCGAATCGTCCGGCATTGAGTATTTAACTGCGACCTTAGTGCCGTGGCTGCAATAGCCGAGCTACCTCCAGCATTAGGAAAAACTGAGTGGATATAAGGCTTCCAGATTCGACCATCATGCCTTCTTGTCAGCATGCTTTCGAACCAATAAAGCTTTAGCTCTGGGAGCACCTTACCAAGCCCTTGGTAGGGTGTTACCAGCGATAACAGGTCAGACCTTTCTTTACGAGGTAGAGAGTTTTGAAACACTGTATTTGTTGGCCAATCAGGACCATATCGCTGAGATATGGCTTCAGATATA from Neptunomonas phycophila harbors:
- a CDS encoding peptidylprolyl isomerase, whose protein sequence is MAKAGARHILVKTKEEAEKLKQQLAKGADFATLAKKHSLCNSAKRGGDLGEFGPGTMVKPIDNVVFKKALLTVHGPVKTKFGFHLVETIYRH
- a CDS encoding OprD family outer membrane porin, with protein sequence MNTSNTLVVAIAAASVLASAHTYAEASSLREAIQQGTVSGAFQGYYFARDKASGKDNEIATLGFDLSYQTATLNGFGFKSTFQYTTSPWANNEAKSARRSNMYGSGAQLSEAYLSYGVNNTQAQLGRMYFWSPLLGGSGSRVTKEAFQGVTLVNKDLSNTTLTFAYMDKFQSRTDGNGDIGKFTETFKTAGAPWAFELDDGAYTLAIKNTSFDNLTLTAAYVNALDAFETAYFESAYSIGHFGVAAQYYTSQQDSEQRSDLFGIKGDATFGPLNLTLAYTTTDDDADVIPGVGNGADLAYTWSEVFAYQYQAGQDSTKLAAKYKIDSNAYVGASYLQEDGKGYDRAYTALTGGYQFSDAFGVTAAFEMGSKDAEDDELRVRANYTF